A section of the Agrococcus sp. SGAir0287 genome encodes:
- a CDS encoding alpha-mannosidase, whose translation MRRLASWLVGLPAEQPAAYRRLRAMRSRIWRRIVPLEASILVSGEPTPFGDWRASDFTPLRPGTAWGGVHECGWIHLTGAASPDPRAEVLLGLRGESLVHDAAGEVLDATTTVYLQGDLPHPGGRFRAVRGVDVSQRIDLYADATYNGFLIYPVGRAVFHGAHLAVRDETAYGLYFDALTLTQLAGHTDDDALRRTLRAALDDAWARFRAGDLAAARATLAPSLAGGATDPLEYTAVGHGHLDMAWLWPLRETRRKSARTYTRQLHAVERHPGYVYGTSQPQQLQWLRDRHPALFERLRAAIAAGSVEAQGSFWIEPDTNLPSGESLIRQAVVGRRFWQRELGLTDDRMRLCWLPDTFGYSGALPQILRGTGMEWFQTIKLAWNTVNDFPHRSFRWAGIDGTEVLVHMPPEGDYNSRAAADGLLRGLRQHPERSTGTALLVYGGGDGGGGPSEVHHEVLDREIGPDGAGIPGLPRVRRGSASEFFRDLATRDVPHVHHGELYLEKHQGTYTTQAATKRWNRTLERLLHDVEALAAAHGPAVRERVREELEPVWQEALLQQFHDILPGSSIARVHRESVAAFERLAGVVEHRIDALVAALPTHGDAPAALNLAPVARDEPILVDGTWMRAQVPPYATAALVPEPAHPELVADAAGLANGLVTLRFDDATGTIVSMLDADGFEHAGEGLGRLVLQRDPLQIPWDAWDISPRAAAASGTPLRVVERSWHVHGPRAVRRHVLEGPRVRVRQDVVLEAGTMLVRFETHVDWHQTHRMLRVEHRPTRYGPEALCEIQMGHIRRATTERDSVERAQFEVCAHRWLAVEDASGAGFAMLNDGKYGHRAKHGLLSLNLLRSPTFPDRTADRGEHAFAYAIRPYAAGALHEVIADGYRLQAPPRLVPGRADALPSLVTSTDPGVVVETIAPAYEGDGAVVRVYESLGRATTTSLTTAIPHRAAWRTDMLERRVDADGGLDLDAGPADLGAVTLRPFEIATFVLGSP comes from the coding sequence GTGCGGCGGCTCGCCAGCTGGCTCGTGGGGCTCCCCGCCGAGCAACCGGCCGCGTACCGGCGGCTGCGCGCGATGCGCTCCCGCATCTGGCGCCGCATCGTGCCGCTCGAGGCCTCGATCCTCGTGAGCGGCGAACCCACGCCGTTCGGCGACTGGCGCGCGAGCGACTTCACGCCGCTGCGGCCGGGCACCGCGTGGGGCGGCGTGCACGAGTGCGGCTGGATCCACCTGACCGGCGCCGCCTCCCCCGATCCGCGCGCCGAGGTGCTGCTGGGCCTGCGGGGCGAGAGCCTCGTGCACGACGCCGCGGGCGAGGTGCTCGACGCCACGACGACGGTCTACCTGCAGGGCGACCTGCCGCATCCCGGCGGCCGCTTCCGGGCGGTGCGGGGCGTCGACGTCTCGCAGCGCATCGACCTGTACGCCGATGCGACGTACAACGGGTTCCTCATCTACCCCGTCGGCCGTGCCGTCTTCCACGGCGCGCACCTCGCCGTGCGCGACGAGACGGCCTACGGCCTCTACTTCGACGCGCTCACGCTCACGCAGCTCGCCGGCCACACCGACGACGACGCGCTGCGTCGAACGCTGCGCGCCGCGCTCGACGATGCGTGGGCGCGGTTCCGCGCGGGCGACCTCGCCGCCGCGCGCGCCACCCTCGCGCCATCGCTCGCCGGTGGCGCGACCGACCCGCTCGAGTACACCGCCGTGGGCCACGGGCATCTCGACATGGCGTGGCTGTGGCCGCTGCGGGAGACGCGGCGCAAGTCGGCGCGCACCTACACGCGGCAGCTGCACGCCGTCGAGCGGCACCCCGGCTACGTCTACGGCACGAGCCAGCCGCAGCAGCTGCAGTGGCTGCGCGACCGGCATCCGGCGCTCTTCGAACGGCTGCGCGCCGCGATCGCCGCGGGCAGCGTCGAGGCGCAGGGCTCGTTCTGGATCGAGCCCGACACCAACCTGCCCAGCGGCGAGTCGCTCATCCGCCAGGCCGTCGTGGGCCGTCGCTTCTGGCAGCGCGAGCTCGGCCTCACCGACGATCGGATGCGGCTGTGCTGGCTGCCGGACACCTTCGGCTACTCCGGTGCGCTGCCGCAGATCCTGCGCGGCACGGGCATGGAGTGGTTCCAGACGATCAAGCTCGCCTGGAACACGGTGAACGACTTCCCGCACCGCTCGTTCCGCTGGGCGGGCATCGACGGCACCGAGGTGCTCGTGCACATGCCCCCGGAGGGCGACTACAACTCCCGCGCCGCCGCCGACGGGCTGCTGCGCGGGCTGCGGCAGCATCCCGAGCGCTCGACGGGCACGGCGCTGCTCGTGTACGGGGGCGGCGACGGCGGTGGCGGCCCGAGCGAGGTGCACCACGAGGTGCTCGACCGGGAGATCGGGCCGGACGGCGCCGGCATCCCGGGCCTGCCGCGCGTGCGCCGCGGCAGCGCCTCCGAGTTCTTCCGCGACCTCGCGACGCGCGACGTCCCTCACGTGCACCACGGCGAGCTCTACCTCGAGAAGCACCAGGGCACGTACACGACGCAGGCGGCGACGAAGCGCTGGAACCGCACCCTCGAGCGGCTGCTGCACGACGTGGAGGCGCTCGCCGCCGCGCACGGGCCCGCGGTGCGCGAGCGCGTCCGCGAGGAGCTCGAGCCCGTGTGGCAGGAGGCGCTGCTGCAGCAGTTCCACGACATCCTCCCCGGCTCGTCGATCGCGCGCGTGCACCGCGAGTCCGTCGCCGCGTTCGAGCGCCTCGCCGGCGTCGTCGAGCACCGCATCGACGCGCTCGTCGCCGCGCTGCCGACGCACGGCGACGCCCCGGCGGCGCTGAACCTCGCGCCCGTCGCGCGCGACGAGCCGATCCTCGTCGACGGCACGTGGATGCGAGCGCAGGTGCCGCCGTACGCGACGGCCGCGCTCGTGCCCGAGCCCGCGCATCCCGAGCTCGTCGCCGACGCCGCCGGACTCGCGAACGGGCTCGTGACGCTGCGGTTCGACGATGCGACCGGCACGATCGTCTCGATGCTCGACGCCGACGGGTTCGAGCACGCGGGCGAGGGGCTGGGACGCCTGGTGCTGCAGCGCGACCCGCTGCAGATCCCGTGGGACGCATGGGACATCTCGCCGCGAGCCGCGGCCGCGAGCGGCACACCGCTGCGGGTCGTCGAGCGCTCCTGGCACGTCCACGGTCCCCGCGCCGTGCGCCGGCACGTGCTCGAGGGGCCGCGGGTCCGTGTGCGGCAGGACGTCGTGCTCGAGGCCGGCACGATGCTCGTGCGCTTCGAGACGCACGTCGACTGGCACCAGACGCATCGCATGCTTCGCGTCGAGCACCGACCGACGCGGTACGGACCCGAGGCGCTGTGCGAGATCCAGATGGGCCACATCCGACGCGCGACGACCGAGCGCGACAGCGTCGAGCGGGCCCAGTTCGAGGTGTGCGCGCATCGCTGGCTCGCCGTGGAGGACGCGTCGGGCGCGGGCTTCGCGATGCTCAACGACGGCAAGTACGGGCATCGCGCGAAGCACGGTCTGCTGTCGCTGAACCTGCTGCGCTCCCCCACCTTCCCCGATCGCACCGCCGACCGCGGCGAGCACGCCTTCGCGTACGCCATCCGCCCGTACGCCGCCGGCGCACTGCATGAGGTGATCGCCGACGGCTACCGGCTGCAGGCTCCGCCGCGGCTCGTGCCGGGGCGCGCGGATGCGCTGCCGTCGCTCGTGACGTCGACGGACCCCGGGGTCGTGGTCGAGACGATCGCGCCGGCCTACGAGGGCGACGGCGCCGTCGTGCGCGTCTACGAGTCGCTCGGTCGCGCCACGACGACGTCGCTGACCACGGCCATCCCGCACCGCGCCGCGTGGCGCACCGACATGCTCGAGCGCCGCGTCGACGCCGACGGCGGGCTCGACCTCGACGCGGGTCCCGCCGACCTCGGCGCCGTGACCCTGCGACCGTTCGAGATCGCGACGTTCGTGCTGGGGTCGCCGTGA
- a CDS encoding ABC transporter permease, which yields MSAWMGLLGVVVQLELRQRVRSVAWYVLLGVVGLVTGAVILVLFLGLGSTPQDIGGLVFSTVLFLVLLVAMLVTPALCGAAINGEREAGTLAATQLTQVTATQLVLGKLLAAWIASLGFLLVTVPFLLVAMALGGLRPEVVVVGVVILVLEIGVTAAIGVGLSGLLRTPVFSIVTTYLAIAVLGLGSLIAFGIGALVVQETREVPSLYYESTDDGATTTCVVDGTYEVSQPRTDLIWWTLAANPFVVMADAIPPSFGSYGQPDDVFSGISLLVRQAQQAPTWPGDCEDEEALYGAPYSPTDTTDEVYASSVPSWFVGLGVHLLLAGGLVAGAIARTRAPARHLAPGSRIA from the coding sequence GCAGCTCGAGCTGCGGCAGCGCGTGCGCAGCGTCGCCTGGTACGTGCTGCTCGGCGTCGTCGGCCTCGTGACGGGCGCCGTCATCCTCGTGCTCTTCCTCGGGCTCGGATCGACGCCGCAGGACATCGGCGGCCTCGTCTTCTCGACGGTGCTCTTCCTCGTCCTGCTCGTGGCGATGCTCGTCACCCCCGCGCTGTGCGGCGCCGCGATCAACGGCGAGCGCGAGGCGGGCACGCTCGCCGCCACGCAGCTCACGCAGGTCACCGCGACGCAGCTCGTGCTCGGCAAGCTGCTCGCGGCGTGGATCGCCTCGCTCGGCTTCCTCCTCGTCACGGTGCCGTTCCTGCTCGTGGCGATGGCGCTCGGCGGGCTGCGCCCCGAGGTCGTCGTGGTGGGCGTCGTCATCCTCGTGCTCGAGATCGGCGTCACGGCCGCGATCGGCGTCGGCCTGTCAGGACTGCTGCGCACGCCGGTCTTCTCCATCGTGACCACGTACCTCGCCATCGCCGTGCTCGGCCTCGGCTCGCTCATCGCCTTCGGCATCGGCGCGCTCGTCGTGCAGGAGACCCGCGAGGTGCCGAGCCTGTACTACGAGTCGACCGACGACGGCGCGACGACGACGTGCGTCGTCGACGGCACCTACGAGGTCTCGCAACCGCGCACCGACCTCATCTGGTGGACGCTCGCCGCGAACCCCTTCGTCGTGATGGCGGATGCGATCCCGCCCTCGTTCGGCTCCTACGGGCAGCCCGACGACGTCTTCTCGGGCATCTCGCTGCTCGTGCGCCAGGCGCAGCAGGCGCCGACGTGGCCGGGCGACTGCGAGGACGAGGAGGCGCTGTACGGCGCGCCGTACTCGCCGACCGACACCACCGACGAGGTGTACGCGAGCAGCGTGCCGAGCTGGTTCGTGGGCCTCGGCGTGCACCTGCTGCTCGCAGGCGGCCTCGTCGCCGGCGCGATCGCACGCACGAGGGCGCCCGCACGGCACCTCGCGCCGGGCAGCCGCATCGCCTAG